GATTACCCATGTTAGATTTTTTTCAAGAAGATGAGTTGAATATTATAAAAAAGCATATGGAGTTATTTTACAAAATAACAGAAATAAACTGTATGTTGATTGATGATACAGGATCTACAGTTTTTTCTCAAGGAGAAATTTTCAATTATTGTAATAAATTCATGGAACTTACTGGTGATAAGTGCCCATGCTGTGGAGCGCATTTATATGCAAGTAAACAATCGGAATCGTTAGGTGAGTCATATATTTTTTTCTGTCCTGGAGGATTAGTTCACATTACATCTGCAATCGTTATTGGAAATGTTTTTCGAGGTGCTCTGTTGGCAGGTCCAATACAAATGAATATTACAGACCCATATGTTATTGATAATTTAATAAAAGTATATAATATACCTATTTCATCAAGAGGTATATTGCAGTCATATTATAAAATAATTCCTATAGTGGCTCCTGAAAAAGTTAGATACTTAGCTAATCTGTTATATATAATCACTAAAGATATTGTAGGAGACCAAAAATCCGAATTAAAGAAAAAAAGGGATTTCTATTTGGAACAAAAAATAATAAATGAGAATATCCAAGAAATTAAAGAAGAAAATAATTATGAACGTAAGACTTATCCTATTGAACTAGAAAAAGAATTAAGTGGGAAAGTCAGAAGAGGGGATTTAGACGGTGCGAAAGCCATTCTTAATGAAATCCTTGGTTATATATTATTTAAACACAGCGGCAATAATGATATGGTCATTTCTTTTATTATAGAACTAGTTGTTGTAATGTCTAGGGCTGCAGTCGAAGGGGGAGGCAATTTCGAAGAAATTTTCACACAAAACATAAAATTCTACAAAACAGCTTTTAGTATCAACAATATAGAGGAACTATGTGTATGGATAGTAAAGGTTCTAGAAAAATTTACAGAACTTGCATTCAAATTAAATAAAGATAACGTTGAAAACACTAACGTTATCAAAAAAGCTTTACAATATATAAATAATAATTATGATAAAAATATCTCTTTGGACGATGTTGCAAAACATGTCAGTCTGAGCCCAACTTATTTCAGTAGATTTTTTAGCAAAGAAACCAATATGAAATTTTCGGAATATCTTAATATGGTAAGAGTTGAAGAAAGCAAAAAATACTTGCTGGATTTAAAATATAGCATAAGTGATATAGCTGTTATGATGGGTTTTAGTGATCAAAGTTATTATACTAAGGTATTTAAAAACTATGAGAACGTATCTCCCGGAAAATACAGAAAAATGTTTAATTTATGATACTTCTCGCAACATCTATATTCCATAAAACAAATCAATTAAATATCGACGTTGAGATATTAGATTATAGCATAATACAGGTAAAAAGGTGGTTGTATGGATACTTTAAATGAAATTTCTAAATATGTACAAGAAGGTCAATCAATAAAAGTCCGTAAATTGACTATTTCTGCATTAGAAAAAGGTTATACTTATCAGCAGATATTAGAGACTCTAATTACGGCTATGGATATTATCGGTAATAAATTCAAAAAAAATAAGGTATATGTCCCAGAAGTACTTATTGCTTCAAGAGCATTTAATATCGCTCTTGATATAATAAGTCCCCTTGTTGATCCTAATATGAGCACCTATATTGGAAAAGTAGTTATCGGTACAGTTGAAGGTGATTTACATGATATAGGGAAAAATCTTGTCAAAATGATGATGGTTGGCACTGGATTCGAAGTAATTGATTTAGGCGTTGACATATCACCCAAAAAATTTGTTGAAGCAGTCAGAAAGTATAAACCTGATATAGTTGCGATGTCCGCTCTTCTTACCACAACTATGATAACTATGAAAAATACTATTAAACTATTAGAAGAAGAAGGACTTCGAGATAATATTACCATTTTTATCGGAGGTGCACCAATTACTTCTAACTATGCAAGAACCATAGGTGCAGATATATATTCCACCGATGCTGCAAGTGCCGCTGAACTAGCTAAAGAAATTGTTTCTAATGACTCTTGATATCCTACAAGATAAAATAGTACAAAATTAAATATAATTTTTCTATATTTAATATTGATTGTATACTAGAATAATTACATACTATTATAAATAACTCAACTTTCCCACCTTTAATTTAATGCAGGAAAATAAAAGGTAATAGGTTTGGTTTGCAGAATAAAAAGATAGAAGGAACACCTATATTTTTATTCTGCAAAGCCTTTTAATTAGCTTTTCTGCATAGAATATTGAAGTGGGAAAGTTGAGTAAATAAATTATAAGGAGTGCTGATTAATGAACGAATTACTACAAAATATTTCAGAAAACTTACAAAAGGGAAAAATGCCAGAAGTAGTTTCTTTAACTAAACAAGCTGTATCTGAAGGACTTGATCCATCTGAAATTCTTAATGGATTACTTGATGGAATGGGAGTTATAGGAGAAAAGTTCAAGAAAAATGAAGTATTCGTACCAGAAGTATTGATTGCTGCTAGAGCTATGAATGGTGGTCTTGATGTTATCAAACCATTACTAGAAGAACAAGGTGTAGACCCAGTAGGAAAAGTTATTATCGGAACTGTAAAAGGAGATTTACATGATATAGGTAAGAATCTCGTAAGAATGATGATGGTTGGTGCTGGACTTGATGTTATTGATCTTGGTGTTGACGTTTCCCCTGAGAAATACATAGCAGCAGTTGAAGAAAATAATCCTGATATAGTTGCAATGTCCGCTCTTCTTACTACTACAATGCCTAATATGAAATTAGTTATTGATGCATTAGAAGAAAAAGGACTAAGAGATAAAGTAAAAGTTATGATTGGCGGAGCTCCTGTTACTGATAATTATGCACAAGAAATTGGTGCAGATCGTTATACCTCAGATGCTGCAACAGCTGCAGAAGTTGCTAAAGAATTAATTTTAAACTAAAAACTAAAGAGAGGAAAGGTGTTAATATGACAGGAAAAGAACGAGTACTTAATATTATGCAACATCAATCCACTGATAAAATACCTTGGGTTCCATTTGTTGGTGTCCATGCTGGATCAATTAAAGGTTATACAGCAGAAGAAGTATTAAAAGATTCCGATAAATTATATGAATCATTAATGGAAGCTCATAAATTATATCAACCAGACGGTCTTCCAGTGATTTTTGATTTACAGGTAGAAGCTGAGATACTTGGTTGTGACCTTGTTTGGTCAGATGATTGTCCTCCATCAGTTAAATCACATATATGTGAAGATGAAGCAAGAATACCTTGTAAATGTAAACTTCCTACTAAAGAAAGTGGAAGAATCCCTCTTATTCTTGATGTAATGAACAGAATGAAAGAATCCGTAGGAGATACTACTGCTCTTTATGGCTTAATATGCGGTCCTTTCACACTTGCATCCCATCTAAGAGGTAATAACCTTTTTATGGATATGATATTAGATGAAAACTATGTTAAGCAATTAATGGAATATTGTACAGAAGTTGCTCTACGTATGATAGATTTTTATACAGAAGCTGGTATGGATGTGATAGCTGTAGTTGACCCGTTAGTATCTCAAATATCTCCAGAACATTTTACAGCTCTATGTCACGAATCATTCTCCACTATATTTGATTATATAAACATGAAAAATGTGAAATCTTCATTTTTTGTTTGCGGTAATGCTACAAGACAAATAGAAGTGATGTGTAAAACCAATCCAGATTCAATTTCTATAGATGAGAATGTAGATATAAAATCAGCTAAAGAGATAACTGATAAATACAATATAACAATTGGTGGTAACATACCATTGACAACATTGATGTTACATGGAACTCAACAGGACAATATGAAATATGTCGTTAATATGATAGATACATTGACACATGATAATCTGATTATATCACCTGGTTGCGATATGCCTTACGCTGTACCAAAAGACAATACAATCGCTATAGGTCAAACAATAAAAGATACTGATACTATACGTGAAATGGTTAAAAACTATGAATCAAAAGATGATGACATTGATGTTGATATACCAGATTATAAGAATTTAGAAAAACCATTTATTGAAGTATTCACTCTTGATTCTTCATCATGTGCTGCTTGTACATATATGATGGATGCTGCTAATGTAGCTAAAGATCATTTTGGTGATAAAATAGATTTGATTGAATACAAATATACTGAAAAGATCAATATTGCTAGATGTAAAAAAATGGGAGTTAAGAATTTACCAAGTATTTATATCAACGGTGAACTGAAGTGGGCTTCCATAATACCTAGTAAGGAAGAATTATTTAGCGTAATAGAATCATATTTATAGAATCCTTGAGAGTTAGAATATTTAGAGTTATAATTTATATAATTATACTTATATTTTAACTCTCTTGCTTTTATAATTAATAAAGTAAATATGAGAATATATTGAGGAGATTCTTATGGAAATTAATTTTAGTAAGTTATTGAATAAAAAAGAGGTACTTGATGTTATGCAGTGCTATGAGGATAGTACTAATTATGATGAGTACTGTAAAATATATGAAGAGGTAGTTGAACAATCTGTTGAAGGAATTACGCCTAAAGGATATTATCTGATAAAAGATAATCACAATTATATAGATAATGACTGTGAAAAAGTTATTTTCTGTATAGTGACATTAGGTAGTTATATCGATAAAGAGATAAAAAGATATTTTGATAACAATGATTTCCTAAAAGGTATGATGTTGAATTCCATTGCAGACCAGATGTTATATGATATCAGTACTTCTATGTTCAAATTACTACAGAAAGAGCAAGGTAACCAAGGTATTAATCTGACCTCAAGAGTTGAACCTGGCTCAAGTGAATCAAGTATAAAATTCCAGAAGGATATACTTGATATGATAAATGAAAAGGAAAATACTGATATTACAATAACAACTGGATACATGTTCTCTCCTACCAAAACATTATCCTACTATTATGGGGCATCTGCCAATATACCTCCTACTACAGTGGATCATGACTGTAGCAAATGCAGTAATTTGACTTGTCCTTATAGAAAAGTCAATGTTTTCATTCAACAAGGTAACGATTCCTACAGATACCAAGTCAAAAAGAATGAAAACCTATTAAATGTCATACGACAAAACAATTTCCCTATCGAAGCATACTGTGGCGGTAAGAAAGTTTGTGGTAAATGTAAAGTCAAACTTTTAAAAGGAAATGTTGAATTATCTGAAGCAGAAAAGAAATTTTTGACTGAAAAAGAAATCGATGAAAGAATAATTCTATCTTGCTTCCATAAAGTAACTGAGGATATTACTATTGAATTAAAAGAAAAGAATAATAATTCCAAAATACAAACAGATTACAATATTAATTGTGCCACTAGTCCCAAATACCAATTAGTTAAAGTCGATGGTATATCTGAAAGTGCAGATAACAATAACAGTGTAACTGAATTAATCAATGAAAAACTACAATTTAACTTTAATTACTCATTGAACGCAATAAAAGAATTATCAAGAATAGACAGCCTCAAAAAAGATATCTACTTATTGTCAGAAAACAATAGAAATATATTACATGCTGCCAATAAGGAAATCAATGCTTATGGTGTAGCTGTAGATATTGGTACTACTACTATCGTGGTAACATTGATAAATCTACTAAACAATAAAGAAATAGGCATTTTCAAAAATGTTAATCCTCAAAAGGTATATGGTGCGGATGTAATCAGCAGAATCAATTATGCAATAAAAGATACCGAAAACATTCAAACAGAATTAATCTGTAAAGAAATAACATCAGGTATTAAAACAATAGTTGAAGAAAAAGATATAGATAAAAATAATATAGTTGAAATAACAATAAGTGGTAACACAACTATGATGTATCTATTGGAAGGCATCAATCCTTATAAATTATCCATAAGTCCATTTACTACAATAGATTTATCTCTTCACAAATATTGTTATAACCAAATATTCATGGATAATTATCTTAATTGCAAAGTTACTCTTCTACCTGGTGTTTCAGCATATATTGGTTCAGATATAACAGCAGGATTTTATTACAGTGATTTACTTGAACAAGAAGGAAATGTTTTATTTATTGATATAGGTACTAACGGAGAAATAGCATTAAAAACTGATAACCATATTATTTGTGCCGCTACTGCTGCTGGTCCTGCTTTTGAAGGAGCTAATATAAAATGTGGTATGGGTAGTATAAACGGTGCTATCTGTAATATAACATTAGATGATGATGATATTCAATACGAAGTTATAGGAAATGGTACACCAAAAGGTTTATGTGGTTCAGCTCTGGTTGATATAACATCTGAGTTGATAAAAAATAAAATAATAGATAATACAGGTAGAATAGATAACGATAAATTCACCATTTACAAAGATACCAATACTGAAATAGCTCTATATCAAGAAGATATTCGCCAACTTCAACTTGCTAAATCAGCTATCTCAGCAGGAATAAGCGTATTGATAGATGAAGCCAAGATTTCATTTGATGAAGTTGACAAAGTATACCTAGCAGGAGGATTTGGAAGTAATCTCAATATAGCTAACGCAATTACTATTGGATTAATCCAGAAAGACCTAGAAGATAAAATTGAAATATTGGGAAACAGTTCATTAGGTGGATGTGTAAAATATCTTTTGGATGATAACAGCTCTAATAATTTTAATGAAATAAAGTCAAAATGCAATTATATTGAACTATCCACAAATATGAAATTCAATGAAGAATATATTATGAACATGTATTTTGAGTTGCTATAACAAATAAAAGGATTGATATTCATGACAAAAATATATCTTATAACAGGATTTTTGGGCTCAGGTAAAACAAGCTTTCTTCAGAATGTTCTAGATAACGATACTTCTAGATCAGGTGTATTGATGAATGAATTCGGAAGTATCAGCATAGATAGTTCTTTAGTTCAAAGAAAAGATATGGATATGATAGAACTTACTAACGGTTCTATATTTTGCAGTTGCCTAAAAAACAATTTCATTGAAAGCCTTCGTATTCTTATAGAAAGAAAACTGGAGAATCTATATATTGAAAGTTCTGGATTAGCAGACCCTGCCAATATGTTGACTATAATTGATTTGCTTACAGAACAATGTAGTCATGACTTCACTTATGAAGGATCTATCTGCATTATTGATGGACTGCATTTCATGAAAGAAATCAATATGATGGTTAGTGTAGAAAATCAAATCAAACATAGCAAAATCATTCTACTCAACAAAATGGACCTGATAAGTCCTGAACTAGCTACAGAAATAAAGAACAAATTACGTTCAATCAATAATCAAGCACCAATCTATGAAATGGTTAATGGTAGAATCGATTTCAATTCGTTGAAATTCTCTGCGATTATAACTAATGAGGCAGGAGAATCTTCTAATACAACTGAGAATAGACCTAAAACCATAATCATCAAATTGAAAGATAACAATATATCTATTGATGATATCATTACTACAATCAATTTCCTAAAAGAATTCTGTTATCGTATTAAGGGATTCATCACTATAGAAGGGATCACTTACAAAATCGATACGGTGAATGAAAAATTAGATGTAATACAATATAAACATACGTCAGAAAAATTTGATGATCAAACATTGGTTTTGATATCAAAAATCGGTATTGGTATCATTTCTAAAATACTAACATTCATTCAACAATCTCTGAAAAATAAAATTGATATCATTTCTTAGGCAAAATACAATAAGACGTTCCTTTCGTAGGAACGTCCCGTGATTTCTACAACACAATGTTGAATTCGATTTACTTTTATAATCTACATATTGTACATATAGAATTAATATTTATTATGATAATAATGATCTCCGAAATTATCATCTACATATGTATGCCCATCTTTTTCATACTCAATAGTAAAATCATATTCTTCAAATAAATCTTTCTGGATTTTGAATGACCAATATTCGTAAGAATTATCTGGATTTTGATATGAATTTTTGTAACCTTTTACTTCTTTATAAGTATCAGTACCTTTAATCTTATATCGTACTGTTACATTATCAGCAGTATCATTAACTACTATTCTTCCTGTAACATAACCATCGTAGTATTGATCACCATCAAATAATAACTTGCTTTTACTCAATACAAGACGTGGATAATTACCACCTACATTAGATAAACCTACAAAATAATTCTTTCCATTATTATTATCCCAATAAATTTGTCCATTCACTTCATATCTGATTGCAAAAGTACACTCATATGGGTTATAATATCCACGCCAAGGATTCCTATCTGTTTCAAAAGTATATATTTTATATCCATCTGATGATTTTTTTAAATAAGTAGCTGGTATATCACGCCATTCACCAATACAATCAACAAAATGGACAAATACCTTTGCATCATCACCTAAGTCTTTAACAGCAATTTTTCCTACTGTTGTATATTGATTATACGAACTTTCTCCAGGATAATACTTACTCTGTGCATTTGCATAATATAACTTAACGTTATCATTGTCTGCTGCATTAATGTTAAAACTAAATAAAGTCATCATCATAC
The sequence above is a segment of the Vallitalea longa genome. Coding sequences within it:
- a CDS encoding PocR ligand-binding domain-containing protein, whose protein sequence is MLDFFQEDELNIIKKHMELFYKITEINCMLIDDTGSTVFSQGEIFNYCNKFMELTGDKCPCCGAHLYASKQSESLGESYIFFCPGGLVHITSAIVIGNVFRGALLAGPIQMNITDPYVIDNLIKVYNIPISSRGILQSYYKIIPIVAPEKVRYLANLLYIITKDIVGDQKSELKKKRDFYLEQKIINENIQEIKEENNYERKTYPIELEKELSGKVRRGDLDGAKAILNEILGYILFKHSGNNDMVISFIIELVVVMSRAAVEGGGNFEEIFTQNIKFYKTAFSINNIEELCVWIVKVLEKFTELAFKLNKDNVENTNVIKKALQYINNNYDKNISLDDVAKHVSLSPTYFSRFFSKETNMKFSEYLNMVRVEESKKYLLDLKYSISDIAVMMGFSDQSYYTKVFKNYENVSPGKYRKMFNL
- a CDS encoding cobalamin B12-binding domain-containing protein is translated as MDTLNEISKYVQEGQSIKVRKLTISALEKGYTYQQILETLITAMDIIGNKFKKNKVYVPEVLIASRAFNIALDIISPLVDPNMSTYIGKVVIGTVEGDLHDIGKNLVKMMMVGTGFEVIDLGVDISPKKFVEAVRKYKPDIVAMSALLTTTMITMKNTIKLLEEEGLRDNITIFIGGAPITSNYARTIGADIYSTDAASAAELAKEIVSNDS
- a CDS encoding corrinoid protein; this encodes MNELLQNISENLQKGKMPEVVSLTKQAVSEGLDPSEILNGLLDGMGVIGEKFKKNEVFVPEVLIAARAMNGGLDVIKPLLEEQGVDPVGKVIIGTVKGDLHDIGKNLVRMMMVGAGLDVIDLGVDVSPEKYIAAVEENNPDIVAMSALLTTTMPNMKLVIDALEEKGLRDKVKVMIGGAPVTDNYAQEIGADRYTSDAATAAEVAKELILN
- a CDS encoding uroporphyrinogen decarboxylase family protein translates to MTGKERVLNIMQHQSTDKIPWVPFVGVHAGSIKGYTAEEVLKDSDKLYESLMEAHKLYQPDGLPVIFDLQVEAEILGCDLVWSDDCPPSVKSHICEDEARIPCKCKLPTKESGRIPLILDVMNRMKESVGDTTALYGLICGPFTLASHLRGNNLFMDMILDENYVKQLMEYCTEVALRMIDFYTEAGMDVIAVVDPLVSQISPEHFTALCHESFSTIFDYINMKNVKSSFFVCGNATRQIEVMCKTNPDSISIDENVDIKSAKEITDKYNITIGGNIPLTTLMLHGTQQDNMKYVVNMIDTLTHDNLIISPGCDMPYAVPKDNTIAIGQTIKDTDTIREMVKNYESKDDDIDVDIPDYKNLEKPFIEVFTLDSSSCAACTYMMDAANVAKDHFGDKIDLIEYKYTEKINIARCKKMGVKNLPSIYINGELKWASIIPSKEELFSVIESYL
- a CDS encoding ASKHA domain-containing protein; this translates as MEINFSKLLNKKEVLDVMQCYEDSTNYDEYCKIYEEVVEQSVEGITPKGYYLIKDNHNYIDNDCEKVIFCIVTLGSYIDKEIKRYFDNNDFLKGMMLNSIADQMLYDISTSMFKLLQKEQGNQGINLTSRVEPGSSESSIKFQKDILDMINEKENTDITITTGYMFSPTKTLSYYYGASANIPPTTVDHDCSKCSNLTCPYRKVNVFIQQGNDSYRYQVKKNENLLNVIRQNNFPIEAYCGGKKVCGKCKVKLLKGNVELSEAEKKFLTEKEIDERIILSCFHKVTEDITIELKEKNNNSKIQTDYNINCATSPKYQLVKVDGISESADNNNSVTELINEKLQFNFNYSLNAIKELSRIDSLKKDIYLLSENNRNILHAANKEINAYGVAVDIGTTTIVVTLINLLNNKEIGIFKNVNPQKVYGADVISRINYAIKDTENIQTELICKEITSGIKTIVEEKDIDKNNIVEITISGNTTMMYLLEGINPYKLSISPFTTIDLSLHKYCYNQIFMDNYLNCKVTLLPGVSAYIGSDITAGFYYSDLLEQEGNVLFIDIGTNGEIALKTDNHIICAATAAGPAFEGANIKCGMGSINGAICNITLDDDDIQYEVIGNGTPKGLCGSALVDITSELIKNKIIDNTGRIDNDKFTIYKDTNTEIALYQEDIRQLQLAKSAISAGISVLIDEAKISFDEVDKVYLAGGFGSNLNIANAITIGLIQKDLEDKIEILGNSSLGGCVKYLLDDNSSNNFNEIKSKCNYIELSTNMKFNEEYIMNMYFELL
- a CDS encoding GTP-binding protein — encoded protein: MTKIYLITGFLGSGKTSFLQNVLDNDTSRSGVLMNEFGSISIDSSLVQRKDMDMIELTNGSIFCSCLKNNFIESLRILIERKLENLYIESSGLADPANMLTIIDLLTEQCSHDFTYEGSICIIDGLHFMKEINMMVSVENQIKHSKIILLNKMDLISPELATEIKNKLRSINNQAPIYEMVNGRIDFNSLKFSAIITNEAGESSNTTENRPKTIIIKLKDNNISIDDIITTINFLKEFCYRIKGFITIEGITYKIDTVNEKLDVIQYKHTSEKFDDQTLVLISKIGIGIISKILTFIQQSLKNKIDIIS